One genomic segment of Belonocnema kinseyi isolate 2016_QV_RU_SX_M_011 chromosome 2, B_treatae_v1, whole genome shotgun sequence includes these proteins:
- the LOC117166933 gene encoding casein kinase II subunit alpha yields MALPSRARVYTDVNSHKSRDYWDYESYVVDWGQQDDYQLVRKLGRGKYSEVFEAINITNNEKCVVKILKPVKKKKIKREIKILENLRGGTNIITLQAVVKDPVSRTPALIFEHVNNTDFKQLYQTLTDYDIRYYLYELLKALDYCHSMGIMHRDVKPHNVMIDHENRKLRLIDWGLAEFYHPGQEYNVRVASRYFKGPELLVDYQMYDYSLDMWSLGCMLASMIFRKEPFFHGHDNYDQLVRIAKVLGTEELFEYLDKYHIELDPRFNDILGRHSRKRWERFVHSENQHLVSPESLDFLDKLLRYDHYERLTAREAMEHPYFYPIVRSDKEQGRLAMVSSSPTPMTGSLPVGE; encoded by the exons ATGGCGCTTCCAAGTAGAGCAAGGGTTTATACAGATGTTAATTCACACAAATCCAGAGATTACTGGGATTACGAGTCGTATGTCGTCGACTGGGG ACAACAGGACGATTACCAGCTAGTGAGAAAACTTGGACGTGGAAAATATAGTGAAGTCTTCGAGGCTATCAATATCACAAATAACGAAAAATGTGTTGTCAAAATATTAAAG CCTGTTAAAAAGAAGAAGATCAAGCGGGAgattaaaatcttagaaaatcttAGAGGTGGGACCAACATAATTACGCTCCAAGCAGTTGTTAAAGACCCAGTATCAAGGACACCAGCATTGATATTCGAACATGTCAACAACACAGATTTTAAGCAGCTCTATCAGACGCTGACAGACTACGACATAAGATATTACCTCTACGAATTATTAAAG GCATTGGACTATTGCCACAGTATGGGCATAATGCATAGGGACGTGAAGCCGCACAACGTAATGATAGATCACGAAAATCGAAAACTGCGGTTAATCGATTGGGGTCTCGCGGAATTTTACCATCCAGGACAGGAGTACAACGTTCGAGTTGCTTCACGTTACTTTAAAGGGCCAGAACTTTTAGTAGATTACCAG ATGTACGATTATTCACTGGATATGTGGTCCCTGGGTTGTATGCTTGCGAGTATGATCTTCAGGAAAGAGCCCTTCTTCCATGGACACGATAACTACGATCAGTTAGTGAGGATCGCCAAAGTTCTCGGCACGGAAGAACTATTCGAGTATCTTGACAAATACCATATCGAACTCGATCCACGTTTCAACGATATACTCGGTCGGCATTCGCGCAAGCGTTGGGAGCGTTTTGTACACTCAGAAAATCAGCATCTGGTTTCCCCCGAAAGCCTCGACTTTCTAGATAAGCTTCTTCGCTACGATCACTACGAGAGACTCACCGCCCGTGAAGCAATGGAACATCCCTATTTTT atCCGATAGTCAGATCAGACAAAGAGCAAGGTCGACTAGCAATGGTCTCCTCGTCACCTACTCCCATGACAGGCTCTTTGCCTGTAGGTGAGTAG